The Cygnus olor isolate bCygOlo1 chromosome 2, bCygOlo1.pri.v2, whole genome shotgun sequence genome contains the following window.
TGCATTGTCATCCCAGGTATTTCATGCGCTACCTCTCTTTACAGATTGAGAACAAAATCAGCTTTGAAAAACTGACACAGTGGACCAGTCCCAGTGTGATGGAAAGGAGGGTAGTGAAAGTGTACCTCCCTCGCATGAagattgaagaaaaatataacctCACATCTGTCTTAGTGGCCTTGGGAATGACCGACCTGTTCAGCCCTTCCGCCAATCTGTCTGGTATCTCTTCCGCAGAGAACCTGAAGATGTCTGAGGCTGTGCATGGGGCGTACATGGTAGTCAATGAAGAGGGCACAGAGGTGGCAGGCTCAACGGGGGTGATGGGAGACATCAAGGATTCCTCTGAGTTCGAAGAGTTTAGGGCTGACCACCCATTCCTCTTCTTGATCAAACACAACCCAACCAACAGCATTGTCTACTTTGGTAGATATTGTTCCCCCTAACAAGATAAAGAGCTAGAAATAACACATGCCTTCCcctcagaaagaaaatcccTTTACTGTAGTATTGTAGTATAATCTTatctcttcagtattttctccAGCTGGAAAGCCTGATCTAAGAAATGCCTATTTTGGAAGCTTCTGTAGCAAAGACATTCCCTCAGGTGAGGACGCAGCACCAAGCATGGTTACTACTTCTTTCCTCATACTGGTTATAGAATGGCTTGAGCTGAGCAAAGACTGAGCCAAAAAGAAGGTGAGAATGAAAGCACTCATCAGCCAGGAAAGGGCCAAGTGATTTTCACTCAAGGAACAAATTGGAGGCATGGCCCTGAGTCACTGGGAACCTATCACATAGAAAGCCATGGGCTGTGGTCATCCCAATCCCCAGCAGGATCCGGCTGACAAACCCATGTTGCCACTCCTGAAATGTGGGCTTTGAGATCTCCAGTCTGGAGGAGATGTTTGTGGAAAAGTTTCTAGGGTGCAGGTTGTTGACTGGTGGCTATgtaaattttaagttttttacTTAGCTATTGGGAAATGTTGTACACGTTCACTGTTACCAGAGTTGCCCTCTCACCATGAGTTCCTCATgtcattttgaatttcttgcAGAGGTTATCCAGTGTCATGAAGAGTCTCCCTTCTGCTCCAGAGAAGGGAACCAGATATAATTTTGTGTAGGTACAGTTATGCCTTTTCACAGAGTATAGATTCAAAGCCTGAACCATGGAGATCCAAGTGATCCTCATAATCCAGAATTTAGTGAGAACCACTGGGCAAAAGAACTGTCTGAATTTTTGTTCAAAACTTTGGAAGACACTTCAAATTTGAGAAAATTGTGGTTTGTCTGTTTGTGTATGTGTCTGTAAAATCCTGCAGATGTTGTAAAAGAATCTGATTTCTCCATGGGAGtcatgtgaaaaagaaaaaaaaaaaaagtttcaaaattatCCCTGTCTCTGTTGAGTTTTCTTAGCTAGTAATCTTCACTTACTCCCTGGAAAGCCCTCAGGTGGAGTTCAAAACTGGAGCACAAAATTCTTCCATGAATGTAGCTGTGCTCCTATGTTCCTGTGATCACATCTTCTAAGAAACATATGAGAATCCtaatattttctatcttttcttcCTATGTGGAAATTGCCATCTGGAAATCTGCAAATATGGATCTACTGGCTCAATATTATGTTTTCATTCTAATCGCACATTTTTGATTTTGATGcataaaattgattttgtttttgttaacatAATAAAGGAGAACTATGAATGTTTGTCGTGTGAATGATATTAACTTTATGaatgacactgaaaaatatcattACATTTGAATAGCTGTGAGTAAAATGTGATTTActacaaaaattatattttgagaATGAATAAAGCATGTAGATCTGAAGCTTCCTAGGTATTtatgaatttttttaatgaaagttctGATCTTCAAGTAGAACTCCATGAAGCCCTACAACCTGAGATTTATTCCTCTCTGTATTTCAGATTAACAAGAAATAGCACAATGGAATACTAATTTATTCATGTGTATTTTTCTATACAATTCCAACAGGTATTAAAGATGCTCTGACaatttctctggaaaatatttcaaggaaTAACTATTCCAGCAGTTTTGCCCttttaaatgatgaaatcatctgaaaaacaaTGGCCAgattcaaggccaggttaggTGGGGCTTTGAGTAActtggtctagtggaaggtgggttggaattaaatgatctttgaggtcccttctaacctaaACCATTCCATGATCCTATAATATAACTTGAAAGGCATAAGAAAGGTTAAATAGGTTTAAAACTATTAGGCAAGGCATTTCCCTATCTGGAGTCTTGAGCAGAGGAACTCTTCTGTTAATATAGGTTATTTCCACATTAGCATTACCACATTAGTGGGGTGTGATAAAAACAGATCtgtagaaaaaaacagctgatgcTACATTATTTGAATATTATCAGAATATATGTGATACAGACccatctgtttttcagtggtaaaaacaagtattttaccaagtaagctttattttttgttctttagagGTGGAAGCAGTGATATGAACAGttgcaagagaagagaaatttcaACATCTCAATGTTTACCATAagcatttgcctttttcatcttttatagCCAGATGCAGCTGATCCAGTCTTCTCAATGTAAAAGCCAATATATGTAAACAATATGAAGACTGAAAAGGATTATATTTGCAAGTTAGCCTTTCCATGATTATTAAACTGGAAAGTGCTTCAAGTGCAAAGATATGCCTCAGTGACCTACACTGTTTCCTGAACAACAGCAAAGGTCAAAATGAAGGCCTGTTTCTCTGAGGGACTGTTGTGCAGCACCTGACAGAAGGGTTGGCAGGTAAGACACGGGGAGTGATACAAGGTATGGTATTTCAAGTTGTGCCTATTCCCACTTGCTGGTCCACTGGATACCACTGAGAAAGTCTGGCCTCGTCTTCTTTACCCACACCCATCAAGCATTTATACGTACGGGTAAGATCCCTTCTGTGCCTTCTTCCCTCCAGGCTTAAAGTCAACCTGGggtccaccaggacccccaggttTTTTTCTGCAATGGCAACATGATGGTTTTGAGCCCTGTATAgtgacatttcttcttttctacagTAGTCCTTTCCTGCAGGGGCCAGGAAACATGATAGGAATATTTTGAGGAATCTCAGGAGGCTACCAGtcagaaaaaggggagaaaggcTTTATGGAAAGATACCTGTGTTGGAACAATCTGAGAGATTAGTTTATCCTATtttgtgcaaaagaaaaatgctattatTTCTGGAAGGATACTCCGAGACAACCAGCATGCTGGGCAGCCTTCCAGTGAGTGGTGGAAGCTAAAGTGACAGGCATGGTGACACAGGCAGTGCTAGTCACAGGCTGCCATGAACAGGCCTCTTGGTGGGGAGGGACCCTGCTAACTAATCTCCCATGTGGCACAGCCAGCGAGCTAACTGTACCAATGCCAGTGGCCAGCTCAAGTACAGTGGGTGTAAGGGCCTGGTTACCATGCTGTCTCCCTAGAACTTGGTGAGGGAAGACCATCCATGGCTTCACCCTGGCTGTTGGCTAATCACAGGGACTtgaggaagagaggagggatTTTGGATACTCTGTGGTGACCAACAAAGGGGAGACTGTGTGGCCTATACCAGAACTGGTGTAGCAGCAGCCCCTGGACACTGTGTGCTTGCTATTAAGCAAATGCAATGAGTAGGTGTGAGATACTTGTGGCCAAGGCCATCACAGGATCTTTCTGAAGGTGCTTTCACTGGAGAAATCCATGCTGCCAAGACTGAAATACACACTTTTGACATAGTctgtgaaggagaaaggcagcACTGTAGGCAACAATTTCAGTCTCTTCAGAGtggcacagtgctgctgcagaaaggtgCCGGGTGGGCTGTGAGCTCCTGTCCAAAGGAGTTTGATCAGACACATCATTTTCTTTGGTCTGGTGAAACAACATAATCCCACAGAACAACTGAGAGAGAAACCATCATTGATAGCTACAGCACCAAGGTTTGCAACCACAACTAACTAAAAAATCTCTGGCAGTCACCCTGGACatcaaaaacacacaaaaatatcaaTATGCTCCTTCTTGCTGGCAAAAGAGTGAAAGCATAGATGAGAACAAAATCTGTAGCTGCATAGGTTTTTGTGATTGAATGAGAGACTTTGGTCTGTGAGCTGACCTGGACTTCATATTCTTTTGGAAAGGATCAAATGTCCAAGAATCTGTTAGTTTAGGGACAGGCCCACAATGAAATGCCTGGAAGAGCAAAGGGCAGCAAAGTCTTACCTGACCTCTTTCTTGTGACAAGCATTGTCGAAACAAGGACATGTGACAAAATACATCCTTTTGTGTTTGTGGAACATTACACAGATGTACTGGACAGGGCAATTCATTATTAGTTATTCCAGGAAGCGTTTCAGCTACAGCAGGATCTGCTTCATCTCACTAGACTTCATGGAAGATCTGAAGTCAATGAGTGGACTATGCATGACCTCTTATATTCTGATGATTCTGCACTGATGGCTGACCATGTTCAAAGTTTTTGCTTGTTGTGGACTGATTTTGATGTTTCTGTACCTTCCTTTAAATTAACCATTcatgtgaaaaaacaaaacaaaacaaaacaaaacacacctaACAGCAACAGTAACCTGGGATGTGCAATAACATGCTTCTGGAGGAATTTCTTGCCCCTTCtttatcacaaaacaaaaaattcctCTCATCAATGAGTATATTTAACTCATATAGTAGCAGTTACTCATATATTGTAGCGACTCACTGGATATCTTTGTAGATACTGAGTTACAGGCTATCTATGATGAGCCAAACATGATTCAGGCAGATGGTGCAGAAATGAGAAGGTGGCTCTTGTATGGTGAGCTGGAGTGTATTGCTAGACAATTTGATAGTCAAGGAAAAAGGTTCAGGGCATACTCAAAAATTAGAAGTGACAGGGTACAACATATTGGGTATCTTTTGATGTCTGAGCTATAAAGTATATAATAATGGACGGTGGCGGTGAGGGTGGTGGTGAGTGTTAAAGCCTGCttgaacagaaacaaagcattcTTAAgcaggaaagacagaaggggTAGCAGCCACAGGAACAGCTTGCAGCGCTGGAGCACTCTGAATTGTGTGATTTAAGGTGTTTACTGTACACCTTACAGACATATTCACCCACTTGACCTGTCTTTTCACCAGCATAGTGATACCATCTTCATCTAAATGGGGCTCACAACAGTGGTGACTGTTTTACATACTGTTGAAGCAAGGGAATAGCTCATTCTCTTTAAAATAGGCTTGTAGCGATGGGCGACCAACGTGACAGAAGGTCTAATGATTTTTCCTCAAAAGTACTGCCACTGCATAGCAATGGCTGTAGCAGACTGGCCTAAGCTATAGACAGTGCCATGTACAGTATTAGTTGTACTTAAATGCACCAGACAAGACTGAGGTCTTCACTACTATTATTGCTCTAGCACCTTCGGCTGAACAAGACTAATGAGGACTGGATTAGGCAGAAAGACATGGACCATTCAGAGGCTTTCCACTTGCATAGACAACTGAAAGGGTTAAGGAGTCCACCtcttctctgcagaaagcaTAATTTGTTCTAGACAATTTCAGAGGCATTTTGTGTATTGACTTTGGATTTCTGTTGTAAAATCACATGGCGTACAGAGAGGTCAAAGTAGTTCTTTTGTTGTctgttcattcttttatttcaaaggaattATGAGATTGCATTATGCTTGCTATTGTATATTATGACTGTCCTGCAGACCATGAATGTTTCACCTGATGTGCCATGAAGTTACTGGTGGAAGATCTGAAAGAACGGTCTCTGTATGTACAAAAGGCACTTTTTGAACCTAGCATCTGGTGCTGTGAcctgtggagaaggaaaagaacaactCATCTTAAATCACCCTTGAAATTTTAGCAGTGAGTTCAAATTCTTTTCTTGCAGCATCTGACTGGGGTCTGAATATCCTaatgtctgaatttaaaaagcaacaaaagactCTTCCCTGATCAACCCCTCTTGCCACAACACATACTTCTTCAGCTCTGTAAATCTTCCCAATGCAGATGCTCTGAATActgctttcaaaattaatttacattcaTACAATACACTTATAGTTTTGTTCTACTGACAATCTGCACAGAGTATATCTCTGTGTAAGTTCCCTGAGCTAGACTGCTCTAGGATGAAACTTGGCTCTGTGAAATGCCATGTCTGTGACCTTTTAGGGAAGGAAGACTAATGATAGTGATAATCTGTCCAGCCAAccccagaagagagaaaagttgCAGTAAGTGTAGTGTGGGCATACCACAGCAAGCAGTCCTGcatgagctgcttttttttttttttatgttcacaGAATGGTGACTCTGAGAGGGATCTGGCCTGCCAGTACTCCTTACAGAGGAAAGATAAGGAAAGTAACTCAGAATTCTTTAGAGACATTGTGTATGATTTAATTTcacactttttgtttgtttgtttgttttgtttttgtttttgctttgttttcactaGCTATGCCATACTATTTGCTTCTGTAACCTAATCATACTTAGTATTTAAATTTCAATGAACAGCTTTTATCATTacttttgcttcagtcttttcaATATGCTCCACCATTTTTTGAAAGGTGCTACATGCTATTAAATGAATCTTTAATTCTGGAGATTTAAGGCTTTCATTTAGGGattattattacaaataatGGACATACTCTCAGTAAAACTGTGTGCCTGACATTGAGCTCCATCCATCACTTGATTTGGCAAACACAGAATGGGCAGCATGGGGCGTGTCATGAAATTACACAGGATATAATTCAAGAAGTTCAGCAAGTCTCTCCCAagtgcagctgagcagctgtACTTTTACCATCACAGGTGAAGCTGATAAGGTAAGCATTTCCTTCAATTATGATTTACATTCTaacatgcaatttttaaaaatgatcttATAACTTAGAAAAAGATTGATAGAGCTTCATGTTTGTGATCTTCCAGATCAGTTGAAGAAACATATTATTAAAGGATGGCTTCTGCAAAAAACTCATCTCACCTTGTGCTGCATTACTGTACTGTTTCACAGTCTGATATGCATAAAGTCAAAGTATTTGTTTGTATGAAGTAAAGCTTTGTTTCCGAACACTTTTACATTGAAAAACTGGTGCTATGTTAAAAcagactttcttcctttttcctctatCCCTTTCTAAATTAGAATTTATATACAATATTGAATATGTTTGAATTCAAGAAGACGGAATCAGAGCTCAGTTGCAGGGATTAATGAACATGTTCTCTGAATGAAGTTAAGGAATGCAGCTTGTTCAAGGTGGCAAAAGcacactgcagctctgtgtcatctttaaattttatattttctgaaactaaAAAAGCTCTATTGTTTGCTTCaagaatatatttcttcaaCAAGACCATAAATGGAGCTTAAAGCCTAAAATATAATACCCTGTGGAACTAGTAAATAATCCAAAAGTCTGCCTTACATCACCTACACAAGTGGTTTAAGAGTGAAATGGAATATGCATCCAGGGGAACAGATGGATGCGCTGTTGTTCAAATTATCCCAAATTAAGGGATGACTGTCACACGAATATGCTGATTCCACATGGACAGTGATACATTTGGCAGAGTATCCTGGATTTCCCCTGCACATGGAGAAATTCCACCCTAAAAGGTTCTCGCTGCTTGTGACAACTTATGGAAAGATATAAACGGTATAAACACCCTACTGCTGCATTAGGCTTTACAGTGTTGCTGTTGCAGGGACAATTTTATAATAGTGtcagaaaaaaggcagagaaaatgtttaaacacTGAAGATGTGAACTCTCTGCAAGTTAAACACAGACTAAACAAgccctttttaattaaaaggtggctttcataaaaaaaaaaaaaagatgactaaaaattaaagaaaaaattaaaaatagtgagATATAATTAAATCAACAAGGAATGGAATGTATATTAGTTACACACATTTGCCATAAAATGGATGAATTTGGTAAATGATTTGCTGTCTCCActatcctattaaaaaaaaaaaaaaaaagaaggaaaaaaaaagaaagtaatgatGCTAACTTTTGAGACCTCTGATGAAGTGGCTGGTGTTAGAAcctattgattttaaaagtgacATTGAAAACTGTAGTGAAGAACCTGGTTTGGAGTCTCACATGAATGAAGAATCTGAGAACAAAGCTCTGTGtcattttttccctacaaaataagaaaagattgTCAGTGAGCTTCTTACAAGTTAACTGATAgactttgcaatatttttaacaatataGTATACATGTACAGAGGAGAACTCAAGTTTCAAACAAAAGAATCACCAGCCTACACATAACTGGTAGCTATCCAGCATTTTGATTGCACACCTGCCTTTTAAATACACACCACTGTATTCTGCTTACTTAAAAAAGTTGAGCACCATGTACAAGGGTTCAAGTGCACTGACTTTCTTGCATTAcaattaatattatatttcaaTGCAGTAAGTCAGactctttctgtttgctttagaCAACACAGATTTCACAATGGGCTCCATCAGTGCAGCAAGCACAGAATTCTGTTTTGATGTATTCAGGGAGCTGAAAGTCCACCATGCCAACGAGAACATCTGCTATTCTCCCCTGAGCATCATTTCAGCTCTGGCCATGGTCTACCTGGGAGCAAGAGGTAACACTGAATCTCAGATGGAGAAGGTAAGTTACTTACTTGGGGTGTGAAGGGGCCTCTACTTCTGCTTGTCGATCCTTCTAAGTAACATCACTGAAATATATTGTTCACTGATGAGGTTCTCACATGTTTTAATGCACCAGAAATAGGCTAGTCACAAAATGGAGATTGGAGATTATTTAAAGCTGGAGAACATTCTaaaagatgtgtgtgtgtgtgtgtgtgtgtattttcaCTATAGGTGGCAATTAGTTtcaactaagaaaaaataaatatcaaggACAGTAACTAAATGGATCACCCGTCAGGAAATTttactatattatttttttctaaattctgaCATCTTCCagataatgtgttttttgtagttgttgttgttgtttgtttggttggttggtttggtttgttttggtatAAGAAAGATAAATCCCcggaagaaaggaagagagagaatattacatatataaaatatatatgtaatatgaaatgagaaataaaatgagaaataatatgAGAAATAATATGCAACTAAGTTAATTTCTAGatgttcactgaaaaaaattgtcacTTAAGAAAAGTGACAATTAAGACAATTAAGCCAATTAAGCGTCACTTAAGAAAAGTTCACAATTTCTCAGAAGGCTACTTGAGGTATAAGCCAGTTGCAAGATCACTTGTAACTTTTCAGTTCATCTATGTTCTcagtcagcatttttttttgtctatttctctttttgttttctgagccaACAGGCCCACCTCAAACATCACATGTAAATTTTATATGTGTAACGTTTTTGGTCATACTTGTTATTTCTCCCACTGACATTTTCTCCTGCAGGTTCTTCACTTTGATAACATCACAGGAATGGGAGGCACCACTGACTCCCAGGTAAGGAAATAGCTTACCTCCCTTTCTGCCCTATTTTCTCCTCCAGACAGAACTACAACTATTCTGCATCTGCAGTTTCAGACCATCAAAAATGATGGAAATTCTCTCAAACCAAGCAGGTCTGTGGAGGGATGTAACTCATTACACATGTAATTCATGTTTAAAGCCAGGGAAAGAAGGCAGGTTGCACATGTTGCACCAGAACAAGTGACAGGGTGGGGAAGGATGCTTTGGGCACCAGGATACCTTCCTGGGCAGGGGAGCATGTGCACGCCTGCAAGCACTGCTGGGGGACAGCATGTGGAAGGGGCTCAGCACCTGGACCCAGCGTATGGCAGGCAGACTGCAGTGGAGAGTCTCCAAAGCAGGTTAAGGAGATGGTGGGCAGGAACAGCCCAGAAGACTCAGTGACAGGGTAATGACTGCACTCTTGTAAAAAGCGTGTTTCAGGAGACTTACCTTGAGAAAGGTGTATTTGTCAGTTTAGTGCACCACCATCATGGCAGCTGCTGACGCAAAGGGGACAGCTCCAGGTCTGGGGCAGGGATTCCACTGTGGCCTGACTGTTACTACTGGTGGGGACGGTCCTTCAGGGTCTGATTTTCTAGGTAGGAAACTAACGTGACGTATTGTCTTGTTTACATGTCACCCCCTCAGTGTGGCCCTTCTGAACACTTCCACGATTCATTCAAGGATCTTCTCTCAGGCATTGCCATGCCAAATGCTACGTATGTACTCAAGATCGCTGACAGACTCTACCTTGACAAAACATACCCAGTTCTTCGGGTGAGTTGTGGTATGACCTGGCGTCAGCGAGATCCCCCCTAGGGAAGCACCACTGACAGTAGTCTGCTGGCTGTTGATGAAGAGGTTGCTGTTAGCCATGAGGGGAATTGGTTCTGGCCCCAGGAACAGTCCAAACCTTTCTGTGGCTTTTAGGGGGAGGCCAGGCAATGGTATAATGGCATAATGTGCCCATGCTGCAATAGCTACAGGGAGTAATCCATATTGCtgtttattcattaaaaatgccttttaatgaaaaatgcagcCTTCAAGGAAGGAATCTGGAATATGTGATGTGAAAGAACAAAGACCAAaattgtcaaaaatatttttctcattttttttttcaaagccagaTATAAAATATTCccagtgaaagaaaactttAGTTTTGAAATCAAAAATAGGAATGTACAGACAcagaattcaaaagaaaaagtgggcacgaagagaaagaaacaaatatcaTCTGTCCTTAATAATGTTTGCTAAACTGGAAGTGTTATggtaaaatgaggaaaatatatttcaaaattcgAACTTAGAAAcctatctgaagaaaaaagtaccAAGTCTAAATATGTAAAGTAGCCTTTATTGTCCAGCTTCAAGATTCAGTTACAGCAAGACAGCCGATTGACATGTTCAGGCGTGTCATAGAAGTTCACTTTTCTTTTAACCAAcgattctgtttcattttgtaattttgcatttcacattCATATACTTTAAAGTACTTAACAATCTGACAAATGCAATTCTTCTGCTTACAGGAATACTTAAAATGTGCACAGAAATTCTATaaggcagggctggaagaaGTTGACTTCAAAACAGCTACAGAAGAAGCAAGACAGCTCATTAATTCCTGGGtggaaaaagagacaaatgGTAACGAGTAAAAATATTTGCCCTTAGCTGCCATAATCTAGACCCTTGTCTTCCTCTCCTCATAATGAGAAAAAGCAGATCAAGCAACACCAGGTTGATTGCTGCTATGAAAGCAAAATCCCATAGAGCTCACCATGCCCTTCATTGCAGGCACCCATGAAAACTAGAGGAGGTGTGTCTCAGCACTCTCTGCCTTGCTTCCTTCTTACAGGACGCATCCAAGACTTCCTGGTATCAAGCTCCGTTGATCTCAATACTGCCCTGGTCCTCGTTAATGCCATTTACTTCAAAGGCACGTGGAAGAGAGCCTTTAAGGAAGAAGACACTCAGGAAATGCCCTTCAGCATGACAAAGGTAGGGGCGCAGGCACAGCTTGTGGCCAGGTCAGCTGTCCGCTCGCAtggccagcaggctgggtgCCACAGGCCCCACGTGCTGCGGCCATTGGCTGGGTGATTTAGCTGGGGCCCTCGCTGGCAGCGCGTGGGGCAAGGCCACAGAGCGTGGGCAAGAGCTGCAGCTgaccagagcacagcagcaggcaagaGAGGAAATGGAGACACGGCCTGAGGATCGAGCCCACTTCCTTTGAAGGCTTGCACATAAACtcaattaaagcaaaaattgcTCCCTGCTCACATCATCTCATGCTTCTGTTTTGCAGCAAGACAGCAAGCCTGTGCAAATGATGATTCAGAACAGCACGTTTAAGGTGGCCACGGTGGCTGCGGAGAAAATGAAGATCCTGGAGCTTCCGTACGCCAGCGGAGAGCTGAGCATGTTGGTGCTGTTGCCTGATGAGGTTTCTGGCCTGGAGCAGGTATGGCCCTGGCAGGGGAAGCACAGGAGTTATCAGTGCAGTGGCACCTGGCTTCCATCAGAGCTTGTGCTGTCCTCTTACACCATGAGGGGAGCACACCAGCTGCCCAGGTGCTAGCAGGGGCCTGGGACTCAATCTGGTAAAACAGAGTGCAGTGCTGCTGTAGCCCTGCAGAAGGGGATATTGGGATATGCAGTGATCTCCATCAGGTACCAGAGATAAGTATGCTagcaggatatttttttttaatatatatatatatatttgagagAGATTTCAATTCCTACTGATAAAGTAGAGCTCAAACTCTCTTAACAAGTCATAGGGACCAATTGTCCTGTTAATAATCATTAATAGATTTTTCacaaagcagtgaaagaaatagATTTAGAATTGGGTTTTTGTAAATATGAGGGATATTATAAAAGATCTTGTCTCACTGAAATGTTAGCTGCATAGGTCTGCAAATGGTCATATATCtgatttaatgttttcaagaaCTGCTTTTACACAAAAACATTTGATCTCATTGAGAAATTTTCAGATGACAAAGTTTTGGAAAACTTCATCAAGACAGATGTCATTTAGCCAATAGTCAGGAGGAAGCATACAAGACAAATGAATACATTTAAGATTGTCAGATCTATTTtgtacacaaaataaatgaaaaaaataataacaaatggTATTAACACGGCTGTAATGTCCATCGTACTCTTACCTTAGGCATTTCacttcttgcctttctttgcaGATTGAGAACACAATCAGCTTCGAAAAACTCACACAGTGGACCAGTTCTACTATGATGGAAGAAAGGAGAGTGAAAGTGTACCTCCCCCGCATGAAGATGGAGGAGAAATATAACCTCACGTCTGTCTTCATGGCCTTGGGAATGACCGACCTGTTCAGCCCTTCAGCCAATCTGTCTGGTATCTCTTCTACAGAGAGCCTGAAGATGTCTGAGGCTGTGCATGGAGCATACATGGTAGTCAATGAAGAGGGCACAGAGGTGGCAGGCTCAACAGGGGTGATGGGAGACATCAAGACTTCCCCTGAGTTCGAAGAGTTTAGGGCTGACCACCCATTCCTCTTCTTGATCAGACACAACCCAACCAACACTATTCTCTTCTTTGGTAGATATTGTTCCCCCTAACAAGAGAAAGAGTTGGAAATAACACATGCCTTCCTCTCCCTCAGAATTTGAACCCTTTTATTGTAGTATTGTAGCATAATTTCATCTCAATATTTTATCAAAGTGGAAAGCCTTTAATATCTAGGGAGATATTCTTGAAGAAGCATGTGAATTTTCAGATCTTTATGTGCAGGTATTTCTGATCAGCTTGGATTCAG
Protein-coding sequences here:
- the LOC121065262 gene encoding ovalbumin-related protein Y-like; protein product: MGSISAASTEFCFDVFRELKVHHANENICYSPLSIISALAMVYLGARGNTESQMEKVLHFDNITGMGGTTDSQCGPSEHFHDSFKDLLSGIAMPNATYVLKIADRLYLDKTYPVLREYLKCAQKFYKAGLEEVDFKTATEEARQLINSWVEKETNGRIQDFLVSSSVDLNTALVLVNAIYFKGTWKRAFKEEDTQEMPFSMTKQDSKPVQMMIQNSTFKVATVAAEKMKILELPYASGELSMLVLLPDEVSGLEQIENTISFEKLTQWTSSTMMEERRVKVYLPRMKMEEKYNLTSVFMALGMTDLFSPSANLSGISSTESLKMSEAVHGAYMVVNEEGTEVAGSTGVMGDIKTSPEFEEFRADHPFLFLIRHNPTNTILFFGRYCSP